A genome region from Nocardiopsis exhalans includes the following:
- the cpaB gene encoding Flp pilus assembly protein CpaB: protein MNPRQRRGVLLMVVAAIGAVAVFASVFTYISNQQQQLGQFSTVLRLAEDVEAYQPIGRDSVQTYEVPSAYFDPEVFITDLEQIDTPEGQELVASTHLEQGAILQRGMIQPQPTLTAGEREIAIMVNAETGVAGKVRRGSIVDIYGTFQPRDHGEACATRILTEVEVLDIGELRSQESEGGGVAGVVPVTFRLSPDSALQLAYAEEFSTKLRLALVSAAGGGDAGEPQVCSGDFAELIEERDEAQDTDQQTDERRTPHGG from the coding sequence ATGAACCCCCGTCAGCGACGCGGCGTCCTGCTCATGGTCGTGGCCGCTATCGGCGCCGTCGCCGTGTTCGCCTCCGTCTTCACCTACATCAGCAACCAGCAGCAACAACTGGGCCAGTTCTCCACCGTGCTGCGCCTTGCCGAGGACGTCGAGGCCTACCAGCCGATCGGCCGGGACTCGGTGCAGACGTACGAGGTTCCCTCCGCGTACTTCGACCCGGAGGTCTTCATCACCGACCTCGAACAGATCGACACCCCCGAGGGCCAGGAACTGGTGGCCTCCACCCACCTGGAGCAGGGGGCCATCCTCCAGCGCGGCATGATCCAGCCCCAGCCGACCCTGACCGCCGGGGAGCGGGAGATCGCCATCATGGTCAACGCCGAGACCGGGGTGGCGGGCAAGGTCCGGCGCGGTTCCATCGTGGACATCTACGGCACGTTCCAGCCGCGCGACCACGGTGAGGCCTGTGCGACCCGGATCCTCACCGAGGTGGAGGTGCTCGACATCGGGGAACTGCGCAGCCAGGAGTCCGAGGGCGGCGGGGTGGCCGGCGTGGTTCCCGTGACCTTCCGGCTCAGCCCGGATTCCGCGCTCCAGCTGGCCTACGCCGAGGAGTTCTCCACCAAGCTCCGGCTGGCCCTGGTCAGTGCCGCGGGCGGCGGCGACGCCGGTGAACCGCAGGTGTGCAGCGGCGACTTCGCCGAACTCATCGAAGAGCGCGACGAAGCCCAGGACACGGACCAACAGACCGACGAGCGGCGTACGCCGCATGGGGGGTAG
- a CDS encoding AAA family ATPase: MNFRVLAGMPTSASEMVLTARFEELAGAELVATRNTSAELINGAGEHPELDVVLVHQDLGPAPVFDTIRDLSHRHPQLAILLVSSSMDPETFTGAMEAGARGVLSADSGVGELETRIAKAAEWSRTLRRHLESASLDLPASGVRGRIVTISGAKGGVGTTTCAVHLAMAAARRDRVVCLVDLDLQAGDLPSFLNLQHRRSITDLVDAADDISPGMLSETLYVDPRGPHVLLAPEHGERGEDVTARATRRILSALRSRYELVIVDCGSNMSEATAMAVELADSAVVTVTPDVPALRGAQRLMTMWERLQIRSHEDVHSLVTRHSRKNEIQPDFLQQLLGTKVLRTPVPAAYRSLEPGENNGDPTKVTDEGLRKAFARLASELDLLSAPTATGGSSGKGGNSTPSGGIPSNLAALATPPRSGPGNHPFTQDVSGFLNASGPERVNGHGPQVRAPGHWGRGAPGPGGGFGG; the protein is encoded by the coding sequence GTGAACTTCCGAGTCCTAGCGGGGATGCCCACATCCGCATCAGAGATGGTGCTCACCGCGCGTTTCGAGGAGCTGGCCGGGGCCGAACTCGTCGCCACCCGGAACACGAGCGCGGAACTGATCAACGGGGCGGGCGAGCACCCCGAGCTCGACGTGGTTCTGGTCCACCAGGACCTGGGCCCGGCCCCGGTCTTCGACACCATCCGCGACCTGTCGCACCGCCACCCGCAGCTGGCGATCCTGCTGGTCTCCTCGTCGATGGACCCCGAGACCTTCACCGGGGCCATGGAGGCGGGCGCTCGGGGGGTGCTCTCCGCCGACTCCGGGGTGGGCGAGCTGGAGACCCGGATCGCCAAGGCCGCGGAATGGTCCCGTACGCTCCGCCGTCACCTGGAGTCGGCCTCCCTGGACCTGCCCGCCTCGGGTGTGCGCGGGCGGATCGTGACGATCAGCGGCGCCAAGGGCGGGGTGGGCACCACCACCTGCGCCGTACACCTGGCGATGGCCGCGGCCCGGCGGGACCGGGTGGTGTGTCTGGTGGACCTGGACCTCCAGGCCGGTGACCTGCCCTCCTTCCTCAACCTCCAGCACCGCAGGTCCATCACGGACCTGGTGGACGCGGCCGACGACATCAGCCCCGGCATGCTCTCCGAAACCCTCTACGTGGACCCGCGCGGCCCGCACGTGCTGCTCGCGCCCGAACACGGCGAGCGCGGCGAGGACGTCACCGCCCGGGCCACCCGCAGGATCCTGAGCGCCCTGCGTTCCCGGTACGAGCTGGTGATCGTGGACTGCGGTTCCAACATGAGCGAGGCGACCGCGATGGCCGTGGAGCTGGCTGACAGCGCCGTCGTCACAGTGACCCCGGACGTGCCCGCGCTGCGCGGTGCCCAACGGCTGATGACGATGTGGGAGCGCCTGCAGATCCGCTCGCACGAGGACGTGCACTCCCTGGTCACCCGGCACAGCCGCAAGAACGAGATCCAGCCGGACTTCCTCCAGCAACTGCTGGGTACCAAGGTGTTGCGCACCCCCGTACCGGCCGCCTACCGTTCGCTGGAGCCGGGGGAGAACAACGGGGATCCCACGAAGGTGACCGACGAAGGGCTGCGTAAGGCCTTCGCCCGGCTCGCCTCGGAACTGGACCTGCTCTCGGCGCCCACCGCCACCGGCGGTAGCAGCGGTAAGGGCGGCAACTCGACTCCCTCGGGCGGGATCCCGTCGAACCTGGCCGCGCTGGCGACTCCCCCGAGGAGCGGACCCGGAAATCACCCGTTCACCCAGGACGTGTCCGGTTTCCTCAACGCCTCGGGCCCCGAGCGGGTCAACGGTCACGGGCCCCAGGTGCGCGCACCCGGCCACTGGGGACGGGGCGCCCCTGGGCCGGGAGGGGGTTTCGGTGGTTGA
- a CDS encoding IclR family transcriptional regulator codes for MARSTSGESVLTRAMRILRAFGTVSASLTVSEIARHADLPVATAHRMVTELVELGALEREADKRVRIGYQLWELASRSSPARDLSRAALPFMEDLQAVVREHTQLGVLEGTDVLYLERLSERDAGRNVAEIAGRLPVHATSTGLVLLAHSPPELQERVLGGELPAHTRQTITDPARLRRTLAAVRRDGYVVASQMIDPAAVGLAAPVRDRGNRVVAALSVVVPFRRARGPGEPSPAPDPEPGPHAHVPVLLAAARGISRTMGAPVSGEGVIRTRGHLRSSTQPPPGRDG; via the coding sequence ATGGCCAGGTCGACGTCGGGGGAGTCCGTCCTCACCCGCGCCATGCGGATCCTGCGCGCCTTCGGTACCGTCTCCGCCTCGCTCACCGTCTCCGAGATCGCCCGCCACGCCGACCTCCCGGTCGCGACCGCGCACCGGATGGTCACCGAACTCGTCGAGCTCGGCGCCCTGGAGCGCGAAGCCGACAAGCGGGTGCGCATCGGCTACCAGCTGTGGGAGCTGGCCTCGCGGTCCTCGCCCGCCCGGGACCTGAGCCGCGCCGCCCTGCCCTTCATGGAGGACCTCCAGGCGGTCGTGCGCGAACACACCCAGCTCGGGGTGCTGGAGGGAACCGACGTCCTCTACCTCGAACGCCTCTCCGAACGCGACGCCGGGCGCAACGTCGCCGAGATCGCCGGACGGCTGCCCGTGCACGCCACCTCCACCGGCCTGGTGCTGCTCGCGCACAGCCCGCCCGAGCTCCAGGAGAGGGTGCTGGGCGGGGAACTGCCCGCGCACACCCGGCAGACCATCACCGACCCCGCCCGGCTGAGGCGCACCCTGGCCGCCGTGCGCCGGGACGGGTACGTGGTCGCTTCCCAGATGATCGACCCCGCCGCCGTCGGGCTGGCCGCGCCGGTCCGTGACCGCGGCAACCGGGTGGTGGCCGCCCTGTCCGTCGTCGTCCCGTTCCGCCGTGCTCGGGGCCCTGGTGAACCGAGCCCGGCCCCAGACCCGGAGCCGGGTCCGCACGCGCACGTCCCGGTGCTGCTCGCGGCGGCCCGCGGTATCTCCCGGACCATGGGCGCCCCGGTTTCGGGAGAAGGCGTGATCCGCACCCGGGGTCACCTTCGGAGCAGCACCCAGCCTCCCCCCGGCCGCGACGGCTGA
- a CDS encoding TadE/TadG family type IV pilus assembly protein, whose translation MTSGARGTRVLGHGRLRRLVFGSRPRRNSDRGGPILEFAAVLPVLLLTVVVSIEAFLAFVAIERIESAARAGARVAGSEQLEGAERAARTALPSWLENADVTSGANDSDGYYVEVSHPMPIVFSSVDLNLTLTRRVDMPNV comes from the coding sequence ATGACCTCAGGAGCCCGCGGCACACGCGTTCTGGGCCACGGCAGGCTCCGCCGCCTGGTGTTCGGCTCCCGGCCCCGCCGGAACTCCGACCGGGGCGGCCCCATCCTGGAGTTCGCCGCGGTCCTGCCGGTCCTGCTGCTCACGGTGGTGGTGTCGATCGAAGCCTTCCTCGCCTTCGTCGCGATCGAACGCATCGAGTCCGCGGCCCGGGCCGGGGCGCGGGTGGCCGGAAGCGAACAGTTGGAAGGCGCTGAGAGGGCGGCCCGCACCGCCCTACCGAGCTGGCTGGAAAACGCCGACGTCACGAGCGGCGCGAACGACAGCGACGGGTACTACGTCGAGGTTTCGCATCCGATGCCGATCGTGTTCTCGTCGGTGGACCTGAACCTGACGCTGACCCGGCGGGTGGACATGCCGAACGTGTGA
- a CDS encoding toll/interleukin-1 receptor domain-containing protein, with the protein MNSCFVNYRTGDGEHVATLLGRELSQRFGVEEVFRASDSIPAGRDFEQELRKAVRGCEVLVAVIGPEWLEIRGGDGRRAVDNPEDWTRWEIAAAFEAEATVIPVLIEATPRLRKDELPEELAPLASCQYRRFRHRTSDSDLDEIAEAVLVAATELDRRLQARADEEAALARDGEPRTRNSMADVDGIAVQARDYSNSGVVVNGNGATTNTGSGDLNQNSTVTNVSGDQSSTTHHVAGDQNSTVNHVSGDQTVRDQNTGGAHRRGRR; encoded by the coding sequence ATGAACAGCTGTTTCGTCAACTACCGGACCGGCGACGGTGAACACGTCGCCACGCTCCTCGGCCGGGAACTGTCCCAGCGTTTCGGTGTGGAAGAGGTCTTCCGGGCCAGTGACTCGATCCCGGCCGGAAGAGACTTCGAGCAGGAACTCAGAAAAGCGGTGCGCGGCTGTGAGGTTCTGGTGGCGGTCATCGGCCCGGAGTGGTTGGAGATCCGCGGTGGCGACGGCCGCCGGGCGGTCGACAACCCCGAGGACTGGACGCGCTGGGAGATCGCGGCCGCCTTCGAAGCCGAGGCGACGGTGATCCCCGTGCTGATCGAGGCCACGCCGCGCCTTCGCAAGGACGAGCTGCCCGAGGAGCTCGCCCCGCTGGCCAGCTGCCAGTACCGGCGGTTTCGCCACCGGACTTCGGACTCCGACCTCGACGAGATCGCCGAGGCCGTCCTGGTCGCCGCCACCGAACTGGACCGGAGACTGCAGGCTCGCGCCGACGAGGAGGCGGCGCTCGCGCGGGACGGGGAGCCGCGCACGCGCAACAGCATGGCTGACGTCGACGGCATCGCCGTGCAGGCCAGGGACTACAGCAACAGCGGCGTGGTGGTCAACGGCAACGGGGCCACCACCAACACCGGTTCTGGCGACCTCAACCAGAACTCGACCGTCACCAACGTGTCCGGAGACCAGAGCTCGACCACCCATCACGTGGCGGGTGACCAGAACTCGACGGTCAACCACGTGTCCGGCGACCAGACCGTCAGAGACCAGAACACCGGCGGTGCCCACCGGAGGGGCCGCCGATGA
- a CDS encoding acyltransferase family protein, protein MRSPDFSSPQVVAAPERSGARGLGSRFRPEVQGLRAVAVLLVLVYHLNPELLPGGYVGVDVFFVISGFLITSLLLREVREHDRVSLAGILSVAAVTTAALVRVDGFQASDFDPAVHVGPAAIGLPALEGACMYPSPVGAEDDTPQAVDDGCHAGFAKRDPSDPCVYGPEGADTTVALTGDSHGTQWFPALYGLAGERGWRIAVFNKSACAFTATDVGRDGATYQECSDWNQAVVDELHALDPDLLVTSSSAAGTPDGLEPGPEARDTMAAGMVELWERAAEADTPVLVIRDTPRTTTDVLDCLAANTHDLAACDQPVSSALRLDDPQELAVREVAKAELVDLNDLICAEDTCPAVVGDVVVYRDTHHLTETYARLLADDLGDRMDEALART, encoded by the coding sequence ATGCGATCACCCGACTTCTCTTCTCCACAGGTCGTCGCCGCCCCGGAGCGGTCCGGGGCCCGTGGGCTCGGAAGCCGCTTCCGCCCAGAGGTGCAGGGGTTGCGCGCCGTCGCCGTGCTGCTCGTGCTCGTCTACCACCTGAACCCCGAGCTGCTGCCGGGCGGGTACGTGGGCGTCGACGTGTTCTTCGTGATCTCCGGGTTCCTCATCACGTCGCTGCTGCTGCGCGAGGTCCGCGAGCACGACCGGGTGTCCCTGGCCGGGATCCTGAGCGTGGCTGCGGTGACCACCGCCGCGCTGGTTCGGGTGGACGGCTTCCAGGCGAGCGACTTCGATCCGGCGGTGCACGTGGGGCCGGCGGCGATCGGTCTGCCCGCCCTCGAAGGGGCGTGCATGTACCCCTCACCGGTCGGGGCCGAGGACGACACGCCCCAGGCCGTCGACGACGGCTGCCACGCGGGTTTCGCCAAACGGGATCCCTCGGACCCGTGCGTGTACGGGCCCGAGGGGGCCGACACCACGGTCGCGCTCACCGGGGACTCGCACGGCACCCAGTGGTTCCCCGCGCTGTACGGACTGGCCGGGGAACGGGGATGGCGAATCGCGGTGTTCAACAAGTCCGCCTGCGCGTTCACCGCGACCGACGTGGGCCGGGACGGCGCGACCTACCAGGAGTGCTCGGACTGGAACCAGGCGGTGGTCGACGAGCTTCACGCCCTGGACCCGGATCTGTTGGTCACCAGCTCGTCGGCGGCCGGGACCCCGGACGGCCTCGAACCCGGACCGGAGGCGCGCGACACCATGGCGGCCGGGATGGTCGAGCTGTGGGAGAGGGCCGCGGAAGCGGACACCCCGGTCCTCGTGATCAGGGACACCCCGCGCACCACCACGGACGTGCTCGACTGTCTGGCCGCCAACACCCACGACCTGGCCGCCTGCGACCAGCCCGTGTCGTCCGCGCTGCGGCTCGACGACCCCCAGGAGCTGGCGGTCCGGGAAGTGGCGAAGGCCGAGCTCGTCGATCTCAACGACCTCATCTGCGCGGAGGACACCTGCCCGGCGGTGGTCGGCGACGTGGTGGTCTACCGGGACACGCACCACCTCACAGAGACCTACGCGCGCCTGCTCGCCGACGACCTCGGCGACCGGATGGACGAGGCTCTGGCCCGCACCTGA
- a CDS encoding 4-hydroxybenzoate 3-monooxygenase, whose product MNSHPRRTSTQVAVVGAGPAGLMLSHLLSLSGIDSVVIDLRERADIEATIRAGILEQGTVDLMTGTGVGERLLAEGQRHEGIAIRSRGESRRIDFPALTGRAVHLYPQHEVLKDLIAARLAAGGDVRFGVSDVSVHDVTTDTPAVRFTEADGTRVELSCAVIVGCDGSQGVTRTAIPAHARTDYFHAYPHGWFGILTEAPPSSEELVYAHSDRGFALISSRTPTVQRMYFQCDPAEDAAAWSDERVWAELRARVNGNGFELEEGPIIQRGVIPMRSYVVDPMRHGRLFLAGDAAHTVPPTGAKGLNLAAADIAVLCQALERFFHQGSADLLESYGRTASDRVWRAQHFSWWMTSMLHTDTDADAFGRRRQLGEIDQVTESVAGSTFLAEAYTGWPIAHTNPDSVISEAITVSANRAP is encoded by the coding sequence ATGAACTCCCACCCCCGCCGGACCAGCACCCAGGTGGCCGTCGTCGGCGCCGGGCCCGCCGGCCTGATGCTCTCCCACCTGCTCTCCCTCTCCGGGATCGACTCCGTCGTCATCGACCTGCGCGAACGCGCCGACATCGAGGCGACCATCCGGGCGGGCATCCTCGAGCAGGGCACCGTCGACCTCATGACCGGCACCGGGGTGGGGGAGCGCCTCCTCGCCGAAGGCCAACGCCACGAGGGCATCGCCATCCGCAGCCGCGGCGAGTCCCGGCGCATCGACTTCCCCGCCCTCACCGGCCGCGCCGTCCACCTCTACCCGCAGCACGAGGTACTCAAGGACCTCATCGCCGCGCGCCTGGCCGCCGGGGGCGACGTGCGCTTCGGGGTCAGCGACGTCAGCGTCCACGACGTCACCACGGACACCCCCGCCGTCCGCTTCACCGAGGCCGACGGCACCCGGGTGGAGCTCTCCTGCGCGGTCATCGTCGGCTGCGACGGATCCCAGGGGGTCACCCGCACCGCGATCCCCGCCCACGCGCGCACCGACTACTTCCACGCCTACCCGCACGGCTGGTTCGGCATCCTCACCGAGGCCCCGCCCAGCTCGGAGGAGCTCGTCTACGCGCACTCCGACCGCGGTTTCGCGCTGATCAGCTCGCGCACCCCCACCGTGCAGCGGATGTACTTCCAGTGCGACCCCGCCGAGGACGCCGCGGCCTGGAGCGACGAACGCGTCTGGGCGGAGCTGCGCGCCCGCGTCAACGGCAACGGCTTCGAGCTCGAGGAGGGGCCGATCATCCAGCGCGGGGTCATCCCCATGCGCAGCTATGTGGTCGACCCGATGCGCCACGGCCGCCTCTTCCTGGCCGGGGACGCCGCGCACACGGTCCCCCCGACCGGGGCAAAGGGCCTCAACCTGGCCGCCGCCGACATCGCCGTGCTCTGCCAGGCACTCGAACGCTTCTTCCACCAGGGTTCGGCCGACCTGCTCGAAAGCTACGGCCGCACCGCCTCGGACCGGGTCTGGCGCGCCCAGCACTTCTCCTGGTGGATGACGTCCATGCTGCACACGGACACCGACGCGGACGCCTTCGGGCGGCGCCGCCAGCTCGGCGAGATCGACCAGGTCACCGAGTCCGTCGCCGGGAGCACGTTCCTCGCCGAGGCGTACACCGGTTGGCCGATCGCGCACACCAACCCCGACTCCGTCATCAGCGAGGCGATCACAGTGTCCGCGAACCGCGCCCCCTGA
- a CDS encoding pilus assembly protein — protein MVPFMMLALALVWQVLLIGITSMYASHGAAEAARQASVTPDDMERIDEEARKRVREPWDAEDVLTTEILERDGTRFARVSLAMPVFLPGTTGPWQISGEAKVVTEVPPRGLPEPETSDEPERVDP, from the coding sequence ATGGTTCCGTTCATGATGTTGGCGCTGGCCCTGGTGTGGCAGGTGTTGCTCATCGGCATCACCTCCATGTACGCCTCTCACGGGGCGGCGGAGGCGGCCCGACAGGCCTCGGTCACCCCGGACGACATGGAGCGCATCGACGAGGAGGCGCGTAAACGGGTCCGGGAGCCCTGGGATGCCGAGGACGTACTGACCACGGAGATCCTCGAGCGCGACGGTACCCGTTTCGCCCGGGTGAGTCTGGCCATGCCGGTCTTCCTGCCGGGCACGACCGGCCCGTGGCAGATCAGCGGTGAGGCGAAGGTCGTCACCGAGGTTCCGCCACGCGGGCTACCCGAGCCGGAGACGTCGGACGAGCCGGAAAGGGTGGATCCGTGA
- a CDS encoding YciI family protein, with protein sequence MAIYAVTYTYAENSTEARDQHRPAHREYVGKLSEEGVNLVSGPFGPDEAPGALLLLRADSAAAALAYTEPDPFRTEGLVSDVSVREWIPVVGPLAKEF encoded by the coding sequence ATGGCGATCTACGCCGTCACCTACACCTACGCCGAGAACAGCACCGAGGCCCGCGACCAGCACCGGCCCGCGCACCGCGAGTACGTGGGCAAGCTCTCCGAAGAGGGCGTCAACCTGGTCTCGGGCCCCTTCGGCCCCGACGAAGCCCCCGGCGCTCTGCTGCTCCTGCGCGCGGACTCCGCCGCGGCGGCCCTGGCCTACACCGAGCCCGACCCGTTCCGCACCGAGGGCCTGGTCAGCGACGTCTCCGTGCGTGAGTGGATCCCCGTCGTGGGTCCGCTCGCCAAGGAGTTCTGA
- a CDS encoding YkvA family protein, giving the protein MRKANRAAAGAAAWQVIQNTDSKVSLWERARSIPRMLGAKLRGRYPELGGGKLFMMLVLVGYIVSPIDFIPELIFSVFGLIDDVAVAVWLTTMALGESERFVLWERERQAQEAFDHANQQGQGHGRGSGPDSHQGQPGQGQEQAYQGQQYQYQEQESGQKQKS; this is encoded by the coding sequence ATGCGCAAGGCAAACCGGGCCGCTGCCGGTGCGGCCGCTTGGCAGGTCATCCAGAACACCGACAGCAAGGTCTCCCTGTGGGAGCGAGCCCGCTCGATCCCGCGCATGCTCGGGGCGAAGCTGCGCGGCCGCTACCCCGAACTCGGCGGCGGCAAGCTCTTCATGATGCTCGTGCTGGTCGGCTACATCGTCTCCCCGATCGACTTCATCCCGGAGCTGATCTTCTCGGTCTTCGGTCTGATCGACGACGTCGCCGTGGCCGTGTGGCTGACCACCATGGCGCTGGGCGAGAGCGAGCGCTTCGTGCTCTGGGAGCGAGAGCGCCAGGCGCAGGAGGCCTTCGACCACGCCAACCAGCAGGGCCAGGGGCACGGCCGGGGTTCCGGGCCGGACAGTCACCAGGGCCAGCCGGGCCAGGGCCAGGAGCAGGCCTATCAGGGGCAGCAGTACCAGTACCAGGAGCAGGAGTCCGGTCAGAAGCAGAAGAGCTGA